A single genomic interval of Chitinophaga sp. 180180018-3 harbors:
- the fabG gene encoding 3-oxoacyl-[acyl-carrier-protein] reductase: MKLLENKVAIVTGASRGIGEAIAVKFAEQGADVAFTYVSSDEKAQALQARLSALGVKAKAYKSNAGVYEECETLVAEVLKDFGKIDICVNNAGISKDNLLLRMSPEQWDEVMNVNLKSVYNMTKQVIRPMMKAKNGSIINMSSVIGIMGNAGQSSYAASKAGIIGFTKSIAQELGSRNIRCNAVAPGFVETDMTSYLKEGESAGNYIQQIPLARFGKPEDIANVCLFLASDMGSYVTGQTLSVCGGLCM; the protein is encoded by the coding sequence ATGAAATTACTGGAGAACAAAGTAGCGATTGTAACAGGAGCCAGCCGCGGCATCGGAGAAGCAATTGCAGTGAAATTTGCCGAACAGGGCGCTGATGTTGCTTTTACATATGTTAGCTCCGATGAAAAAGCACAGGCACTACAAGCCAGGCTCAGTGCATTGGGAGTTAAGGCTAAAGCTTATAAATCCAACGCCGGCGTCTATGAGGAATGCGAAACCCTCGTTGCTGAAGTATTGAAAGACTTTGGTAAAATAGATATTTGTGTCAACAACGCCGGTATCTCCAAAGACAATCTCCTGCTTCGTATGAGCCCGGAACAGTGGGATGAAGTAATGAATGTGAACCTGAAGAGTGTATACAACATGACTAAACAGGTGATCCGCCCAATGATGAAAGCGAAAAACGGTAGCATCATTAACATGAGCTCTGTAATCGGTATCATGGGAAATGCCGGCCAGAGCAGTTATGCTGCCTCTAAAGCCGGTATAATCGGGTTCACCAAATCCATAGCACAGGAACTCGGTAGCCGTAATATCCGCTGCAATGCGGTAGCTCCGGGGTTCGTTGAAACCGATATGACCAGTTACCTCAAAGAAGGGGAGAGTGCTGGCAACTATATTCAGCAAATTCCACTGGCCCGTTTCGGTAAACCGGAAGACATTGCCAATGTATGTCTTTTCCTGGCATCCGATATGGGCAGCTATGTAACCGGCCAAACGCTCAGCGTTTGCGGTGGACTTTGCATGTAA
- a CDS encoding FecR domain-containing protein, which produces MKFNYTQEQVDDLIIRFLSGNISAEEQEMLTQWVHAEEGNRNYFLQLRDTWQATASAGSYDTDKAWTNVRPDSVRPWRGYFRIAASYMLPFLIGGGLVYGWSSFRKQQSDNGLVTVTSPKGATTRIVLSDGTEVWLNAGSRLQYAQHYNQQNREVLLEGEAFFQVHTNARKPFTVKAADLRIMALGTSFNVKAYPEDKTVVTTLVDGAVKIDGSKTITPFGLMMKPHQHVVYKKPPGTNNNEQLKQPVSVRDSSAAAPVESREVNNTEIYTAWKDGNWIISAQTMDELAVTMERRFNVKVHFENEELKGYRFSGTFRQETLEQVLNILKLTAPLKYRIDEGVVTLAVDNELKEKYSKAIRNR; this is translated from the coding sequence ATGAAGTTTAACTATACACAGGAACAGGTAGACGACCTGATAATACGTTTTTTGTCGGGAAATATTTCTGCTGAAGAGCAGGAAATGCTGACGCAATGGGTGCATGCTGAAGAGGGAAACAGGAATTATTTCCTGCAGCTGCGTGATACCTGGCAGGCAACTGCTTCGGCCGGAAGCTATGATACTGATAAAGCCTGGACCAATGTTCGTCCCGACAGCGTGCGGCCATGGAGAGGCTATTTCAGGATAGCAGCTTCTTATATGCTGCCGTTTCTGATTGGTGGCGGATTGGTATATGGCTGGTCTTCTTTCAGGAAACAGCAAAGCGACAATGGACTGGTAACTGTCACCAGCCCAAAAGGAGCTACTACAAGGATCGTGCTTTCCGATGGTACTGAAGTGTGGCTGAATGCCGGTAGCAGGCTTCAATATGCACAACATTACAATCAACAGAACAGGGAAGTATTGCTGGAAGGTGAAGCTTTCTTCCAGGTACATACCAACGCCAGAAAACCCTTTACAGTAAAGGCTGCTGACCTGAGGATAATGGCGCTCGGAACTTCTTTTAACGTAAAGGCATACCCGGAAGACAAAACAGTGGTAACAACACTGGTAGATGGAGCAGTGAAGATCGATGGCAGCAAAACGATCACCCCTTTCGGCCTGATGATGAAACCACATCAGCATGTAGTATATAAGAAACCGCCGGGCACCAATAACAATGAACAACTGAAACAACCTGTGTCTGTCAGAGACAGCAGCGCTGCTGCTCCGGTAGAAAGCAGGGAAGTGAACAATACAGAGATATACACTGCCTGGAAAGACGGCAACTGGATCATATCGGCTCAAACCATGGACGAGCTGGCAGTTACCATGGAACGGAGATTCAATGTCAAAGTACATTTTGAAAACGAGGAACTAAAAGGGTATCGCTTCAGCGGAACATTCCGGCAGGAAACACTGGAACAGGTGCTCAATATCCTGAAACTCACTGCTCCGTTGAAATACCGCATCGATGAAGGCGTAGTAACGCTGGCGGTGGACAATGAACTGAAAGAGAAATATTCAAAAGCAATCAGGAACCGGTAA
- a CDS encoding RNA polymerase sigma-70 factor — MEDVRSNITQQRQLPAFESLFREYYAVLCAFAFDFVNSRELAEEIVQDTFTRIWERYHELHIEVSEKAYLYRAVQNNCLNYLKQHKVRTKYSAELLQQLESRVALFSLNASPAEKLETSELEGLAEKAISRLPPQCQNVFRLSRFEQLSYPEISRHLGISINTVKTQMTRALQKLRDELLPLLK, encoded by the coding sequence GTGGAGGATGTAAGATCAAATATAACCCAACAACGCCAACTTCCTGCTTTTGAATCTCTATTCAGGGAATATTATGCCGTGCTTTGTGCTTTCGCGTTCGATTTTGTGAATAGCCGCGAGCTGGCAGAAGAAATAGTACAGGACACTTTCACCAGGATATGGGAACGATATCATGAACTCCATATCGAAGTCTCCGAAAAAGCCTACCTCTACAGGGCAGTACAGAATAATTGCCTCAATTACCTGAAACAGCATAAAGTACGGACAAAATACAGTGCTGAATTACTGCAACAGCTGGAATCGCGTGTGGCACTGTTCAGCCTGAATGCTTCCCCCGCTGAAAAGCTGGAAACATCCGAACTGGAAGGACTTGCAGAAAAAGCCATCAGCAGGCTGCCACCCCAATGCCAGAATGTTTTCCGCCTGAGCCGCTTCGAACAATTAAGTTATCCCGAAATCTCGCGGCATTTGGGCATCTCCATCAATACCGTAAAAACCCAGATGACCCGCGCACTACAGAAATTGAGGGACGAACTGCTACCCCTCCTGAAATAA